Proteins encoded within one genomic window of Gloeobacter kilaueensis JS1:
- a CDS encoding metal-binding protein, whose protein sequence is MVAAWALTGSLRIAATVGVSYVFAGLMFGGDLDIHSIQYRRWGPLRWLWLPYRRLGTHRSWFTHGPIAGTLGRLVYLGIALACLGLPLAFVLEDWGDVPLHWRAHLLAAFSWGSAHWPVLVWGLLGLELGAMSHSLSDWMGSACRRLLRARRRRRQGASPYRISAARGR, encoded by the coding sequence GTGGTAGCTGCCTGGGCGCTTACGGGCAGCCTCCGGATCGCTGCCACCGTGGGGGTGAGCTATGTCTTTGCCGGATTGATGTTTGGCGGCGATCTCGATATCCACTCGATCCAGTACCGGCGCTGGGGACCATTGCGCTGGCTGTGGCTGCCGTACCGGCGGCTGGGCACCCACCGCTCCTGGTTCACCCACGGCCCGATCGCAGGCACGCTGGGCAGGCTCGTTTATCTTGGTATCGCCCTTGCCTGCCTCGGTCTGCCGCTCGCTTTTGTCCTCGAAGACTGGGGGGACGTTCCCCTGCACTGGCGCGCCCACCTGCTTGCTGCTTTTAGCTGGGGGAGCGCCCACTGGCCTGTTCTTGTCTGGGGGCTGTTGGGCCTGGAGTTGGGGGCGATGAGCCACAGCCTGAGCGACTGGATGGGCAGCGCCTGCCGGCGGCTTCTGCGGGCCCGCCGCCGGCGACGGCAGGGTGCATCCCCTTATCGCATCAGCGCGGCCAGAGGTAGATAG
- the pgsA gene encoding CDP-diacylglycerol--glycerol-3-phosphate 3-phosphatidyltransferase, translating to MNLPTWITFSRLLAVPALLVLLVPVPTPEQRLWAAVLFLVAAATDWLDGYLARRLGQVTDLGKFLDPLVDKLLVLAPLLMLVELGQIPGWGVFLILARELAVAGWRVNQTQISGANLWGKAKTVVQIVAVVFLILQWPYAVPLFWLAVALTWISGAIYLWPR from the coding sequence GTGAATCTCCCCACCTGGATCACGTTCAGTCGTCTGCTCGCCGTACCGGCGCTGCTGGTGCTGCTGGTGCCGGTGCCGACGCCTGAGCAGCGGCTGTGGGCGGCGGTGCTTTTTTTGGTGGCGGCGGCCACCGACTGGCTGGACGGCTACCTGGCCCGCCGCCTGGGCCAGGTCACCGACCTGGGCAAATTTCTCGATCCGCTCGTCGATAAGCTCCTGGTCCTCGCTCCGCTGCTGATGCTGGTGGAGCTGGGCCAGATTCCTGGCTGGGGCGTGTTCTTGATCCTGGCCAGGGAACTGGCGGTGGCGGGCTGGCGCGTCAACCAGACGCAGATCTCGGGCGCGAACCTCTGGGGCAAGGCCAAGACCGTCGTTCAGATCGTGGCGGTGGTCTTTTTGATCTTGCAGTGGCCCTACGCGGTGCCGCTTTTCTGGCTGGCGGTGGCCCTCACCTGGATTTCGGGCGCTATCTACCTCTGGCCGCGCTGA